The genomic region CTTTTGAAACATCGCACTTTATGAAGATGGCGTTCCCACCTGCTCTTTTAATAAGCTGGGCCGTTTCCTCGCCGCCCTGGATATCCACATCGGCAACACAGACCTTGGCTCCTTCGCGGGCAAAGGCTATCGCGGTTGCCCTGCCAATACCTGAAGCACTTCCTGTCACCAATGCTACTTTTTCTTCAAACATTCCTGACATATCCTGCCTCCATCCTTTAATCTATTTCGATTATCAACTTGCGAGAAATTCTATCACCACAAGCGCCTTAGGTCCCTATCAATCTTTACCAACCACTTCTACTAATTATGCTCTTTGCGTCCTTTACTTTGCACCCATGTACTGCTCCAGCGAAACGCCTTTTCTGCCCCAGAAGGCTGGGATCTGGTATTGCCATACTATGTTGCTGTGAAGATCAACATGATCTTTCATGAGATTTAAGACACCGCCAAGATGGAAGACACCCATGTCAGGCTCAAACTCATAGCCGCCCTGAAAGGTCCTATAAAGTCTGCCTTTTTGGTCGTAATTCGAGATTTCGTAAAACAGGAAATTTTCTCTATCCACGATGAAGACGCGCTTGCTGTATACATAATTTTTGTCCAACTGCCTGCCCTCTATGACATATACGGGCCGTCGCATAAATTTGACATTCCGCATTTCCAGTCCTTTTTTTGTAACATATTCCGTACCGTCAAAAACCTGTAACAGGAGCTCCGTTTCCTCAAGAACCTTCCACTCATAGGGGTAGATGGTGGGGGAAAGTTTCTGCAGGAACCCCTCGCTATCATCGTATATCAGATCCTGACCTTGGACCGGATCCTGGCTATCGGAGGAACTCAACATGCGGACACGTCTGAGCTGTGGCACATACGCCATGAGCTGATCTGCTTTATTGGAGTCTAAATAGTAAAGGGCTGACATCGCGGTGCCCACAGAATCCCTTGGTTTGAGAAAATCCATTACGAACGTTTTTATCTCTCCCCGCTTTTTTGCCCGTTCATCGAGCCAGCCATATGGTTCCAGTGCAAGCCGCCCTCCCAGCTTCAGGTGACGGACTTGGCCACCGCCGTCATAATCCTCTGACAAGTCCTTTCGATAGCCTTTGTATCGGTTAAAAAGAACAAAACTTCCGTCCCAACTCAAATATCTTTTTTCAACGTTGTACATAATTTGCAGCGCTTTATGCGGCCCCGATGGTCTTGGAAAGGGATATCCCCCCTCCCAGCTCGTGGGCGTTAGATAGCCCTTGCTATCAACCTTTATTTTGGAACTGTTCTCTTTGGTTGCCTTAGAGACTGGCAGGGAATGGTACCACTGTACCGTAGGAACAATCTCGAACTCTGCTACGTTACCGGCAAACGGTGGTCCGCCTGGCTTGAGCCGGCTCCCCAATACCGTCCCGAACAGTTCCTTGAAACCGGGATACTTTTCCAGATCTTTATAGGTATATTTTCCTGGCTTGACCTCCGGCGCCTTTTTACCTACCACATCCGGAGCCTTGAACCCTACTATCCCAGCCCATTCTTTCTTCATCTCGTCCATAGGAAATACGAGTTTCTCGTATAGTTCTTTGGGCAGGATGCTTTTTAAAGAATACTTGCCCTCCATGAGCGACCTCGGATCGTCGTAATACGCCTTCGTCTTTTCAAGTTCAGCATAATTCATCAGATACGTCTTCGGATCCGGTGGTTCCCAAGCCGGTGCAGCCGCTGGGACAAATAACCCGGCAAGAAAAGCTAACGCCAATAATGCCATGTATCGTTGGATAAATCTTAGAAAGTATTTCATACTTAGACCCCCTTTCATAACTACTTAGAATTTGTATGCAACATTGAAGTATATATGGTCTTTATCCTTGAGGGGCTCGAATCCCACACCTTCTTTATTCCATTTCACGTTGAGGACCCCCAGGGTGTATTTCCACGCGTCGCTGTGACTCCATACCAACTGATACCTGAAAAATTCCGACTTATTCGTATAGTCCCGCAACCAGAAAACCGAAGGCTGCAGCTTGGCATTAAAATACGCAGTGCTTATACTGAGAGTAGTTTTCCAGTTGTTTTCGTCCACACCAACCAGACCTCCCGTTGGATAGTCCATAATCCTCTGGTCATAGACTTGCCCGGATAATGCAAAACCTGACTTATCGTTGAGGAGAGGTATCTTCACTTTCCAGTCCAGGCC from Deltaproteobacteria bacterium harbors:
- a CDS encoding DUF1329 domain-containing protein, with protein sequence MKYFLRFIQRYMALLALAFLAGLFVPAAAPAWEPPDPKTYLMNYAELEKTKAYYDDPRSLMEGKYSLKSILPKELYEKLVFPMDEMKKEWAGIVGFKAPDVVGKKAPEVKPGKYTYKDLEKYPGFKELFGTVLGSRLKPGGPPFAGNVAEFEIVPTVQWYHSLPVSKATKENSSKIKVDSKGYLTPTSWEGGYPFPRPSGPHKALQIMYNVEKRYLSWDGSFVLFNRYKGYRKDLSEDYDGGGQVRHLKLGGRLALEPYGWLDERAKKRGEIKTFVMDFLKPRDSVGTAMSALYYLDSNKADQLMAYVPQLRRVRMLSSSDSQDPVQGQDLIYDDSEGFLQKLSPTIYPYEWKVLEETELLLQVFDGTEYVTKKGLEMRNVKFMRRPVYVIEGRQLDKNYVYSKRVFIVDRENFLFYEISNYDQKGRLYRTFQGGYEFEPDMGVFHLGGVLNLMKDHVDLHSNIVWQYQIPAFWGRKGVSLEQYMGAK